The sequence GCGCGCACGGCCACCCTCGAGGGCTCCGCGGACTGCTGCGCACTCGCCTCCCCTGGAAGCCACCATGCCAGGAGGACACCCCACAGGACTCTCAGCGACAGCGAACGCCAGCACGCGCGCATCACGCAGCTCCAGATGGAAGACGAGGTCAACGCGCGTTTGTCTTACCACCAAGCAGCATGACCCCTGCTGCCTTCACGGCCGTATTCCGGTGAGCGCGAGGCGCAACACCCGGCGGGCGGTGTGCGGGTCGTCTTCGTTGGCGACGGCAATCGCGTTCGCCAACTGCATCAGGTCCTCCGTCGTGGCGCTGGCGTGGAGCGCGCCCGCCGATGACGCCCGTGCCACCAGCACGTTCAACACGTCGAACACCATGTCGGTGCAGCAGATCTCCTCCGCCGAGAGGCCATCCGGGCCGGCCAGCAGCGCGGCGGCAAGCCCACGGTGGGTCGCGGTGTAGACCGTCAACTCCTCGAGCCAGTCCGCCAACTCGGCTGCGGGCCGCTTGCCCGGTTTCGCGGCTGCATGCGCACAGAGCTGCGCGACGCCATCACGGAATACCGCCTCCAGCAGCGCCTGCCGCGACGGGAAGTGCCGGTGCAGGGTCGCCGAGCCTACACCTGCTCGCCGCGCGACCTCCTCCAGCGACGCCTGCGCGCCATCCCTGCCAACCAGCTCCGCCGCGGCCGCGAGAATCCGCTCCCGGTTGCGTTGCCCATCCGCTCTCAACGGCTTCACACGCTCCATGGCGCTCTTCTTCTCACGACGGCCTTGCTTGACAAACGGGGTTCCCCTCCGTATCCAATCACAGAACTAAACGGTGGGGCACCCCACTTACCAAGGAGCTGCCGATGAGCAGCAACGCTCCCGTTCTCGTCACCGCCGCCACCGGGCGCCAGGGCGGTGCCACCGCCCGGGCGCTGCTGGCCGACGGCAAGTCCTCCGTGCGTGTGATGGTGCGCAATCCGAAGGCGCCAGCGGCCAGGGCCTTCGCGGTGGCTGGCGCCGAGGTGGTCGTCGGAGACCTCGACGAGCCCGCGTCGTTGCGCGCCGCCTGCGCCGGAGTGCGGGCGGTCTTCTCGATGCAGTCACCCATCGTCTCCGCGACGGGGGTCGACTACAGCAAGGAGCGCCAGCAAGGCAGGAACCTCGTCGAGGCCGCGCTTGCCGAGGGCGTCGAGACGTTCGTGCACACCGCGACGTCCGGCGTCGGCGACCACCGCAACGTCGAGGGCTGGGCGGAGGGGCGCTGGAAGGCGCACGAGGACTACTGGGAGAACAAGCTCGCCACCTGCGACCTCGTACGCACCGCGGGCTTCAAGCATTGGACTCTCATCCTGCCCTCCACCTTCATGGACCATGCGATGTTGGACCCCGCCGGATTCGTCGACGGGCGCCAGTTGCTCACGGTGGTCAGGACGGATAGGCCCATCGCGCTGATTGCACCGGAGGACATCGGCAAGTCGGCTGCGGCGGCCATCAACGACCCCGCGACGTTCAACGGGGTGACGCTGCAGCTCGCGGGCGACGTGCTCACGCTTCCTCAAATCGCCGAGGTCCTCTCGCGCCTCGACGGCAAGGAGTACGTGGTCCGGTCCGGCACGGTCGAGGAGGCCGTCGCGGCCGGCCTGCATCCCGGCGTGGCGCGAGGCATGACGTACATGAACGTCTCCCCGGTGCTGGCACGGCCCGAGATTGCGCGCTCCTACGGCCTTTCGCTCATGAGCTTCGAGACCTGGGCACGCCAGCGTCGCGGGATGAGCTGACGCTGGCCAGGCCTGTTGCGCGTCTAGTCGCAGACCGTGGCGTTCACCGGCCTGCCACACAGCTGGCCGGTTGCCGGTGCGTAGACGCCCGCGGTGCAGTGCCGCGTCGTCGCCGGCCCGCACCCGAGCGAGAACCAGACCACGCACTGCCCCGTCTGGTAGCCGTTCGTGTCCACCACGCACCGGTAGTACCAGCCCGCCGGATCCGTCACCGCCTGCTGCGTCGTTTCCACCTCAGGCGCCTGCGCCCCCTCGTCCTCCGCCTCCACCCCGCCGCAGCCCACGAGCCACGCCGCCAGCGCCGCAGCGCCCACCAGTCTCGACATCGTTTGCATCGCGTCCCCCACGTCGGTGCTACGAGTTGAACCTTCCACCCTAGCAACTACACCCTGCGTGCGCATGCTAGCTACTGGGCGACAGGGCGGAGCCGCTGTCGACAACGCATCCCCGGCTCCGTGAAGACTCCGGGGCATCTCGGGTACGACGGCGGAAGCGGTGGGGGCCGTGCGAATCATGATGTCTTCTCCGTCGGTTTGAGGGGCTTCTTCACCGCCAGCTCCCGGGCCGTTTCGACGAAGAGGCGCAGCGGCTCGGAGCGCTGGGCTCGGCTGGGGTAGTAGAGGAAGAAGCCGGGCACCGTGGGGGCATGGGACTCGAGCACCCGCACGAGCCGCCCGGTGCGCAGCCGCTCCTGCACCGCCGGCTCGAAGGCGTAGGCCAGCCCCACGCCCTGCTCCGCCAGGGTGAGACTGAGCGCGCTGTCATTGGTGACGATGCCGCCTCGCACCGGGACTCGCCACGTCCTGCGGCCCCGCTCCAGCTCCCAGGCGTAGGGCACTCCGGTGGACTGCATGCGGAAGGTGATGCACTCGTGGCGCAGCAGGTCTTCGGGGCGCTCGGGCGTTCCGTGTCGCGCGAGGTAGTCGGGCGCGCCCACCACCACGAAGCGGAACGCGTCGGTGAGGCGCACCTGCACCATGTCGCGCTCGATGGCTTCGCTCAACCGGACTCCCGCGTCGTAGCCCTCCGTCACGATGTCCACGAACCGGTCCTCGACGACCGCTTCCACCTCCACTCGCGGGTGGCGCGCGCGGAAGGTTGGAAGCATCGGAGCGATGACGAAGGGCACCGCCGACCGGGGGACCGACAGCCGCAGCCGGCCCACCGCCTCGCCTGGCTGAGCGGAGACCTCGGTGAGCGCGGCGAGCGCCTGCCCCATTGCCGGGCCTGCGCTCTCCACGAGCCTCCGCCCCGCATCCGTCAGCGCCACGCTGCGCGTCGTGCGCGTGAGCAATATGACACGCAGATGCTCCTCGAGCTGCCGCACCGCCTGACTCACCGCGGAAGCGGAGATGCCAAATTCACGCGCCGCCGCGCTGAAGCTGCGCAGGCGCGCCACGGCGAGGAACATCTGGAGCTGCGGGAAGAGTGCCGTCTTCATCGCGAGAGTCCCTTCGAGCGCTGCGCCTCATTATCAAGCCTGGCTTCAAAGCCCATGCGCCTCCGGCGCGTAGTTCCCGGCGGGGCCGGGAGTTACCTCTATGCACATCGCAGCAAATTTCGCCCGACGCGTCGGGGAGTACCCAGGAGAAGAATCATGCAGAAGCGCAGACTCGGAAACAGCGGACTGGAAGTCTCGGCCCTCGGCCTCGGCTGCATGGGGTTGAACCATGGCTTTGGCCCGGCCACGGACACGCAGGAGGCCATCAAGCTCATCCGCACGGCCTTCGAGCGCGGCGTCACCTTCTTCGACACCGCGGAGGTCTACGGCCCCTTCAGGAACGAAGAAGTCGTCGGCGAGGCCCTGGCCCCCATCCGGGACCAGGTGGTGATTGCGACCAAGTTCGGCTTCGCCTTCGATTCCAAGGGCGCACAGAGCGGCCTGGACAGCCGGCCCGAGCACATCAAGGAAGTCGTCGAGGCGTCACTCAAGCGGCTCAAGACCGACCGCATCGACCTCTACTATCAGCATCGCGTCGACCCGAACGTGCCCATCGAGGACGTGGCGGGCGCGGTGAAGGAGCTGATTCAGCAGGGCAAGGTGAAACACTTCGGCCTGTCCGAAGCCGGTGTGAAGACCCTCCGGCGCGCTCACGCGGTCCAGCCGGTGGCCGCTCTCCAGAGCGAGTACTCGCTGTGGTGGCGCGAGCCCGAGAAGGAAATCCTGCCGACCCTGGAGGAGCTCGGCATCGGCTTCGTGCCGTTCTCTCCGCTTGGAAAGGGCTTCCTCACGGGCGCCATCAACGAGAACACGACGTTCGACAGCAAGGACTTCCGCAACATCGTCCCGCGCTTCTCGGCGGAGGCCCGGAAGGCCAATCAGGGGCTGGTGGACCTGCTGGGCGAAATCGCGGAGCGGAAGAAGACGACACGCGCCCAGCTCGCGCTCGCCTGGCTGCTGGCCCAGAAGCCGTGGATCGTCCCCATTCCGGGGACCACGAAGCTGCATCGGCTGGAGGAGAACGTCGGCGCGGCCGCCGTCGAGCTGACGCCCGCGGAGCTCCGCGACATCGGTGCGGCCTTCGCCAACGTCACGGTGCAAGGGGACCGGTACCCTCCGCACCTCCAGGCGCTGGTCGGTCGCTGAGGCTGAACCGCCAGGGCTGGAAGTCCATCGCAGCCCGGGCGTCAGTGCCGGGCTTCGGGGACGGGCGCTTCCACCTCGCGGCCCATGCCGGGCTGGGCGCCGATGCCGAACTGGGTCATGAGGCTCAGCGCGTCGTAGTACTGACGCATCTCCGCAATCTTCCCGTCGCGCAATTCGAAGATCTCGACGAAGCGCAGCTCGCCGACGCGGTTCGAGGCGGGAATCATCACGCCACCCGGTCCCTTGAAGGGGCCGGCGTGTGTGCCTCGCCCGGTGAACTCGACGACGACGCGGTCTCCTTGAACGATGAGGCTGGTGAGGTCCACCTGGCCATCCGGCATGGCGGTGGCCCAGCTCTCACAGTGGTCGAGGAACCCCACCGTCTCGTCGAAGGGAATGCTCTGCACGATGGCGTCCGGGTGCGCCAGCTCCTGGATGAGCTCCAGGTTCTTCTCGTTGAAGGCCCGGTAGAAGTCCTTGACGACAGTCGCATTGTCACGGGTTGCCATGTGCGTCCTCCTCGAAGCGCGGCGGGCGGACGACCGAGGGGTCGGTCGCGCTGCCGCACACCAGCCCGTGCTCCGGGCCGGTTTCCCCCCACTGAGTTCGGGACGAAGCGGGCGATGCGCAAGGACCCGGACCCTCGGGCCCACCGGCCTGCTCCCTCCCGAGGGCCGCCAGAGGCGCGCGGCCTCCCGGCTGAGACAGGTGCTACAGGTTGCTGGATGTCCCCCCGTGTTTCACGGCGGGTTCAGGTGGCCGGGTTCGAGGTGCTGGCGCCGATGTGACGTATCCTTGGCGTTCCGGCAGGGGAGGAAGTCCCGGGCTTTCCCCTCCCGCTCCATCGACCATGCACGCGCCTCGTACCCTCATCGACCTCCTGGAAGAGCGAAGCCTCACGCGCGCCGAGCACACCCTCTACACGTTCCTGGAAGACGGGGCCGGGGAAGGCACCGCGCTGACGCGGGGCTCGCTGTATACACAGGCGTGTCGCATCGGCGCGGCGCTTCAAGCGCTGGCTCCCGCGGGAGAGCGCGCGGTGC comes from Pyxidicoccus parkwaysis and encodes:
- a CDS encoding TetR/AcrR family transcriptional regulator — encoded protein: MERVKPLRADGQRNRERILAAAAELVGRDGAQASLEEVARRAGVGSATLHRHFPSRQALLEAVFRDGVAQLCAHAAAKPGKRPAAELADWLEELTVYTATHRGLAAALLAGPDGLSAEEICCTDMVFDVLNVLVARASSAGALHASATTEDLMQLANAIAVANEDDPHTARRVLRLALTGIRP
- a CDS encoding NmrA family NAD(P)-binding protein, which encodes MSSNAPVLVTAATGRQGGATARALLADGKSSVRVMVRNPKAPAARAFAVAGAEVVVGDLDEPASLRAACAGVRAVFSMQSPIVSATGVDYSKERQQGRNLVEAALAEGVETFVHTATSGVGDHRNVEGWAEGRWKAHEDYWENKLATCDLVRTAGFKHWTLILPSTFMDHAMLDPAGFVDGRQLLTVVRTDRPIALIAPEDIGKSAAAAINDPATFNGVTLQLAGDVLTLPQIAEVLSRLDGKEYVVRSGTVEEAVAAGLHPGVARGMTYMNVSPVLARPEIARSYGLSLMSFETWARQRRGMS
- a CDS encoding LysR family transcriptional regulator, giving the protein MKTALFPQLQMFLAVARLRSFSAAAREFGISASAVSQAVRQLEEHLRVILLTRTTRSVALTDAGRRLVESAGPAMGQALAALTEVSAQPGEAVGRLRLSVPRSAVPFVIAPMLPTFRARHPRVEVEAVVEDRFVDIVTEGYDAGVRLSEAIERDMVQVRLTDAFRFVVVGAPDYLARHGTPERPEDLLRHECITFRMQSTGVPYAWELERGRRTWRVPVRGGIVTNDSALSLTLAEQGVGLAYAFEPAVQERLRTGRLVRVLESHAPTVPGFFLYYPSRAQRSEPLRLFVETARELAVKKPLKPTEKTS
- a CDS encoding aldo/keto reductase, which translates into the protein MQKRRLGNSGLEVSALGLGCMGLNHGFGPATDTQEAIKLIRTAFERGVTFFDTAEVYGPFRNEEVVGEALAPIRDQVVIATKFGFAFDSKGAQSGLDSRPEHIKEVVEASLKRLKTDRIDLYYQHRVDPNVPIEDVAGAVKELIQQGKVKHFGLSEAGVKTLRRAHAVQPVAALQSEYSLWWREPEKEILPTLEELGIGFVPFSPLGKGFLTGAINENTTFDSKDFRNIVPRFSAEARKANQGLVDLLGEIAERKKTTRAQLALAWLLAQKPWIVPIPGTTKLHRLEENVGAAAVELTPAELRDIGAAFANVTVQGDRYPPHLQALVGR
- a CDS encoding ester cyclase, with amino-acid sequence MATRDNATVVKDFYRAFNEKNLELIQELAHPDAIVQSIPFDETVGFLDHCESWATAMPDGQVDLTSLIVQGDRVVVEFTGRGTHAGPFKGPGGVMIPASNRVGELRFVEIFELRDGKIAEMRQYYDALSLMTQFGIGAQPGMGREVEAPVPEARH